From Chengkuizengella sediminis, one genomic window encodes:
- a CDS encoding DUF4177 domain-containing protein, producing MFSQASHQEIINDHSKKGWKLVQVSW from the coding sequence ATGTTTTCTCAAGCATCACATCAAGAAATAATAAATGATCATTCAAAAAAAGGGTGGAAGTTAGTTCAAGTCTCATGGTAA
- a CDS encoding LCP family protein, protein MVTKKPKKKSKRLLWTSLIIFIPIVIFLTYYISSIVSTANNFQADGESPFDKFDGDAFYEPPEWEGNERVNILLLGGDTRGLSENEVPRSDTMMVLSLDPESKQAFLFSILRDTYVDIPGHWGTKINAALVFGGPNLAMETVSNFTGLPIQYYVYVDFEGFTELVDAIGGVEFYVEKDMYYTSRADGPEFDINLKEGLQQLDGKKALQYVRFRYDAQGDFSRTERQRNLLKAVADEMLTFTNLINLPKTLEEVEPYIETNLTVSEMAKLGSLAYKHKDNGFQTEQLPPSNNVRDERIDGIWYLVTDETEMQQYIQDLFDQAALEEVPQENEETNLESDETGSEGQ, encoded by the coding sequence ATGGTTACTAAAAAACCAAAGAAAAAAAGTAAACGACTATTATGGACATCTCTCATTATTTTCATTCCAATTGTAATTTTCCTTACTTATTACATTAGTTCTATTGTTAGTACCGCAAATAATTTTCAAGCAGATGGCGAATCACCATTTGATAAATTCGACGGCGATGCATTTTATGAACCACCTGAATGGGAAGGGAACGAACGAGTAAATATTTTATTATTAGGTGGAGATACTAGAGGCCTTAGTGAAAATGAGGTCCCTCGTTCCGATACGATGATGGTACTTTCTCTTGATCCGGAATCAAAACAAGCATTTTTATTTTCAATTTTACGTGATACATACGTAGATATCCCTGGTCATTGGGGAACTAAAATAAATGCGGCTTTAGTTTTCGGTGGTCCAAATCTAGCGATGGAAACGGTGAGCAATTTTACCGGTTTACCTATTCAATACTATGTTTATGTAGATTTTGAAGGATTTACTGAACTAGTCGATGCGATTGGTGGAGTAGAATTTTATGTTGAAAAAGATATGTACTATACAAGTAGAGCTGATGGACCTGAATTTGACATCAATCTCAAAGAAGGATTACAACAATTAGATGGTAAAAAAGCATTACAATATGTACGTTTTCGTTATGATGCACAAGGAGATTTCTCTCGCACAGAAAGACAAAGAAACTTGTTAAAAGCTGTTGCGGATGAAATGTTAACCTTCACCAATCTGATTAACTTGCCTAAAACATTGGAGGAAGTAGAGCCCTATATTGAAACGAATTTAACTGTCTCTGAAATGGCAAAGTTAGGATCATTAGCCTACAAACATAAAGACAATGGATTTCAAACGGAGCAATTACCTCCTTCAAATAACGTAAGAGATGAGAGAATTGATGGAATATGGTATCTTGTAACGGATGAAACTGAGATGCAACAATATATTCAAGACTTATTTGATCAAGCTGCTTTAGAAGAGGTTCCACAAGAAAATGAAGAAACAAACCTAGAATCAGATGAAACAGGAAGTGAAGGACAATGA
- a CDS encoding response regulator transcription factor, producing the protein MVKILVADDDESIRHLISLYLSNEGYMILEANDGIEALNILEKEKINLAIIDIMMPHINGWELCKEIRDLYEIPVLMVTAKGTTEDKVKGFELGTDDYLVKPFDPIELIVRVKALLRRYKVMNSQIIKIGDIEMDAKTKKVSINGDSLTLPLKEFEVLFQLANFPNQIFTRDQLIEKIWGLDYEGDDRTVDVHIKRLRQRIKEKTDRIQISTIRGLGYRLEVIS; encoded by the coding sequence ATGGTTAAAATTTTGGTTGCAGACGATGATGAAAGTATTCGTCATCTAATTTCACTTTATCTTAGTAATGAAGGCTATATGATACTTGAAGCCAATGACGGCATTGAAGCATTGAATATTTTGGAAAAAGAAAAAATTAATCTTGCGATTATTGATATTATGATGCCTCATATAAATGGATGGGAATTATGTAAGGAGATTCGTGATTTATACGAAATACCTGTATTAATGGTAACGGCTAAAGGTACTACGGAAGATAAAGTAAAGGGATTCGAGTTAGGTACTGACGATTATTTGGTGAAACCTTTTGATCCTATAGAATTAATTGTGCGAGTGAAAGCTTTGCTTAGAAGATATAAAGTAATGAACTCACAAATTATTAAAATTGGTGATATAGAAATGGATGCAAAAACGAAAAAAGTGTCCATCAATGGAGATAGTTTAACGTTGCCCTTGAAGGAATTTGAGGTATTGTTTCAGTTAGCAAATTTTCCTAACCAAATATTCACTCGAGATCAACTGATTGAAAAAATTTGGGGTCTGGATTATGAAGGAGATGACAGAACTGTAGATGTACACATTAAACGTCTACGGCAAAGAATTAAAGAAAAAACCGATAGGATACAAATCTCTACTATTAGAGGTTTAGGTTACCGTTTAGAGGTTATATCATGA
- a CDS encoding ABC transporter ATP-binding protein, which translates to MSAIHVNQLRKVFKVQKNREGLKGAFQDLFKRQYNQVAAVDDISFQIPKGEICGYIGENGAGKSTTIKMLTGILVPSSGQIEVNGMIPYKEREKFVRGIGVVFGQRSQLWWDIGVIESFQLLKKVYRVPENDFKTRLDEIVERLQLSEILNRPVRKLSLGQRMRCELAASLLHNPSILFLDEPTIGLDIVVKTEIRKFLKDMNQKYETTILLTTHDLQDIEALCSRVIMLDQGHIIYDGSLQNLKDKWGKGKEVHFQFQKGYPLSHLHELTKGLNVKWSKENELAAKVWIPQKEVNVSDVLSRIVGFTEISDIKIFETNTDEIVREIYKSGSAEKPKEVVASNV; encoded by the coding sequence ATGTCAGCAATTCATGTAAATCAACTTCGAAAAGTATTTAAAGTACAAAAAAATAGAGAAGGTCTAAAAGGAGCATTCCAAGATTTATTCAAAAGACAATACAATCAAGTTGCAGCTGTAGACGATATTAGCTTTCAAATTCCAAAAGGTGAAATCTGTGGATACATTGGGGAAAATGGTGCGGGAAAATCGACTACGATAAAAATGTTAACAGGTATTCTTGTTCCAAGTTCTGGACAAATTGAAGTGAACGGTATGATTCCGTATAAAGAAAGAGAAAAATTTGTTCGTGGTATTGGTGTAGTATTTGGACAAAGAAGTCAATTATGGTGGGATATTGGTGTGATTGAATCCTTCCAGCTGTTGAAAAAAGTATATCGTGTACCTGAAAATGACTTTAAAACTCGTTTAGATGAAATTGTAGAACGTTTGCAGTTATCTGAAATATTAAATCGTCCAGTTCGAAAATTAAGCTTAGGTCAGCGTATGAGGTGTGAATTAGCAGCCTCTTTATTACATAATCCATCCATTTTATTTTTAGACGAACCTACTATTGGTTTAGACATTGTAGTGAAAACAGAAATAAGAAAATTTTTAAAAGATATGAATCAAAAATATGAAACAACGATATTATTAACGACACATGATTTACAGGATATTGAAGCATTATGCTCACGTGTGATAATGCTCGATCAAGGTCATATTATATATGACGGAAGTCTACAAAATTTAAAGGATAAATGGGGTAAGGGAAAGGAAGTTCATTTTCAATTTCAAAAAGGTTATCCACTATCTCATCTACATGAGTTAACAAAAGGGTTAAATGTGAAATGGTCAAAAGAAAATGAGTTGGCGGCAAAAGTGTGGATTCCGCAAAAAGAAGTGAATGTATCTGATGTGTTAAGTCGCATCGTAGGGTTTACTGAGATTAGTGATATTAAAATATTTGAAACAAATACAGACGAAATCGTGAGAGAGATTTATAAATCTGGCTCTGCAGAAAAACCAAAGGAAGTGGTAGCTTCCAATGTTTAG
- a CDS encoding ABC transporter permease encodes MYYASIFTDYFKTYLKTRMTYRADFLIEVVTDLLFQLTNLFFILVVFLHTNSLGGWSIYEMLFIYGYFMIPYGVFTCFLNLWGFNERYIVKGEMDRILTRPAHNLVQLVLENMDPASLFGSLTGFIIMGYAWLHLDVSFVWYDPFVLILMVIGSVLIYGGVYILITSLSFFSDSPTGITPMIWNIQNYGRYPVDIYNKVIKFTLTWLLPFAFVGVYPASFFLDKDIPQGFALLTPVVGIVFFSIGFMVWNIGVNRYKGAGS; translated from the coding sequence ATGTATTATGCCTCAATTTTTACAGATTATTTTAAAACCTATTTGAAAACACGGATGACTTATCGAGCTGATTTTTTGATTGAAGTAGTAACGGATTTATTATTTCAGCTGACAAATTTATTTTTTATATTAGTGGTATTTTTACATACAAATTCTTTGGGTGGTTGGTCCATTTATGAAATGCTGTTTATATACGGGTATTTTATGATCCCTTATGGCGTATTCACTTGTTTTTTAAACCTATGGGGCTTTAATGAACGGTATATTGTAAAAGGAGAGATGGATCGGATTTTAACGAGACCAGCTCATAACTTAGTCCAGCTCGTTTTAGAAAACATGGACCCTGCTTCTTTATTTGGCTCTCTTACAGGTTTCATTATTATGGGGTATGCGTGGCTTCATCTTGATGTTTCTTTTGTTTGGTATGATCCATTTGTGCTTATATTAATGGTAATCGGTTCAGTATTGATTTATGGCGGGGTATACATATTAATTACGTCGTTATCGTTTTTTTCGGATTCACCGACAGGAATCACACCTATGATCTGGAACATACAAAACTATGGGAGATACCCAGTTGATATTTACAATAAGGTGATAAAATTTACGTTAACTTGGTTGTTGCCTTTTGCATTTGTAGGTGTATATCCAGCATCCTTTTTCTTAGATAAAGACATTCCCCAAGGTTTTGCGTTGTTAACACCAGTAGTAGGAATCGTATTTTTTAGTATTGGTTTTATGGTTTGGAACATCGGTGTAAATAGGTATAAGGGGGCTGGATCTTAG
- a CDS encoding glutamate-1-semialdehyde 2,1-aminomutase, translated as MNRERSEQHYKEALEHIVGGVNSPSRSFKAVGGGAPVFMEKAEGAYFWDVDGNKYIDYLAAYGPIILGHAHPNVTKAITKAAQNGTLYGAPTQLENKFSKMLKQAIPSMDKVRFVNSGTEAVMTTIRVARAFTGKRKIIKFAGCYHGHSDLVLVAAGSGPSTLGIPDSAGITTNIASEVITVPFNDIEALKQALDDWGDDVAAVMIEPIVGNFGMVEPEEGFLEQLCLYTRQAGALVIYDEVISAFRFHYGAAQSYKLFPDKKAIEPDLTALGKIIGGGLPIGAYGGKKEIMEQVAPLGPAYQAGTMAGNPASISAGIACLEVLKQPETYPHLYEMADALTNGIQEAAEHYNIELTINQIGGAFSVHFCNHEIKNYEDAQNTDGELFSQFFNFMLNDGINLAPSKYEAWFITIAHTLEDIHQTILAVQNTFNKMKR; from the coding sequence ATGAACCGAGAACGTTCTGAACAGCATTATAAAGAAGCATTAGAACACATTGTCGGAGGGGTTAACAGCCCCTCCCGTTCTTTTAAAGCTGTCGGTGGCGGTGCTCCCGTATTTATGGAAAAAGCCGAAGGTGCTTATTTCTGGGATGTAGACGGGAATAAATACATAGATTATTTAGCTGCATATGGTCCGATTATTTTAGGACATGCACACCCTAATGTAACAAAAGCTATTACAAAAGCTGCACAAAATGGAACCTTATATGGTGCTCCTACTCAGCTAGAAAACAAATTTTCAAAAATGCTAAAACAAGCGATCCCATCCATGGATAAGGTGCGATTTGTAAATTCAGGCACTGAAGCTGTTATGACAACCATTCGTGTAGCAAGAGCTTTTACAGGCAAGAGAAAAATCATCAAATTTGCTGGCTGTTATCATGGACATTCAGATCTAGTTCTTGTTGCCGCAGGCTCAGGTCCTTCTACACTTGGTATTCCAGATAGTGCAGGAATTACGACAAACATAGCAAGTGAGGTCATTACTGTACCATTTAATGATATTGAAGCATTGAAACAAGCTTTAGATGATTGGGGAGATGATGTTGCTGCGGTAATGATTGAACCCATTGTAGGGAATTTCGGTATGGTTGAACCTGAAGAAGGGTTTTTAGAGCAACTTTGTTTATATACAAGACAAGCTGGTGCACTCGTTATTTACGATGAAGTGATCAGTGCATTCCGTTTTCATTATGGAGCTGCACAAAGCTATAAACTTTTCCCTGACAAAAAAGCAATCGAACCTGACTTAACTGCCCTGGGTAAAATTATTGGGGGTGGATTACCTATTGGTGCTTATGGTGGAAAAAAGGAAATTATGGAGCAGGTTGCACCTTTAGGACCAGCTTATCAAGCAGGAACGATGGCTGGAAACCCAGCTTCCATTTCAGCAGGGATAGCTTGTTTAGAAGTACTTAAGCAACCCGAAACCTATCCACATTTATATGAAATGGCGGATGCATTAACGAATGGAATTCAAGAAGCAGCTGAGCATTACAACATTGAACTGACCATCAATCAAATTGGCGGTGCATTTTCAGTTCATTTTTGCAATCATGAAATAAAAAACTATGAAGACGCTCAAAATACGGATGGTGAATTATTTTCTCAATTTTTCAACTTTATGTTAAATGACGGGATTAATTTAGCTCCATCTAAATATGAAGCTTGGTTCATCACTATAGCCCATACATTAGAAGATATTCATCAAACGATACTTGCCGTACAAAATACCTTTAACAAGATGAAGCGATAA
- a CDS encoding ABC transporter permease produces the protein MFSAYIDMIRIRFLMMLAYRVNYYSGIIIYAINIGAYYFLWKAIYGTNETLGEFTVLQMTTYVAVSWMARAFYFNNLDREIANEIKDGSVAVQLTKPYPYLIFKMMQGLGEGLFRLLLFSIPGMVIVTLIFQIELPTQFDVWLIFMVMIFFSFLINSQINLLTGMFAFFVENNEGLMRFKRIAVDLFSGLIIPISFFPGWAQKVLEWLPFQAITYLPASVFTGRVVGNAIYNAFIVQVFWFVFLSVPIYVIWKMARRRLVVQGG, from the coding sequence ATGTTTAGTGCTTACATAGATATGATTCGAATTCGTTTTTTAATGATGTTAGCTTACCGTGTAAACTATTACAGTGGGATTATCATTTATGCGATTAATATTGGTGCTTATTATTTTTTATGGAAAGCCATTTACGGGACGAATGAAACGCTAGGTGAATTTACAGTTTTACAAATGACAACATATGTTGCAGTGTCCTGGATGGCAAGAGCATTTTATTTTAATAATTTAGATCGAGAAATTGCGAATGAGATCAAAGATGGAAGTGTTGCAGTCCAATTAACAAAACCATATCCTTATTTGATTTTTAAAATGATGCAGGGTTTAGGAGAAGGATTATTTCGATTATTGTTGTTTTCGATTCCGGGTATGGTTATCGTAACCCTTATATTCCAAATAGAGCTGCCAACTCAATTTGATGTTTGGTTGATCTTTATGGTAATGATCTTTTTTAGCTTTTTAATTAACTCACAGATTAATTTATTAACAGGTATGTTTGCATTTTTTGTGGAAAACAATGAAGGTTTAATGAGATTTAAAAGAATTGCTGTGGATCTTTTTTCTGGATTAATTATCCCGATATCCTTTTTCCCAGGTTGGGCCCAGAAGGTTTTAGAGTGGCTTCCATTTCAAGCCATTACCTATTTGCCTGCTTCTGTTTTTACGGGCAGAGTCGTAGGGAATGCGATTTATAATGCATTTATTGTTCAAGTATTTTGGTTTGTATTTTTGAGTGTTCCAATTTATGTAATTTGGAAGATGGCAAGACGTCGACTCGTTGTGCAGGGAGGTTGA